The Eremothecium cymbalariae DBVPG#7215 chromosome 8, complete sequence genome has a window encoding:
- the BUD5 gene encoding Ras family guanine nucleotide exchange factor BUD5 (similar to Ashbya gossypii AFR630C), with translation MDLPSSNIGIDQKMPHEAQKQHGDKHKDLDKCYEISPTQPLSLHPTSSRTRSMGNLMEDRSRKVKMFEMKLREFSETSSMKTLNTTDSYHTAGSDDNLEGSPKVQHKYLTLGESVATGNDPMKTPTIHSAVKNGIFQLDASNDRTLKVTKEHVLTPTSNVNPPAVSQRYLNGLGILTVDDSVSDEGDVSSGSPISTTKKIQISFNSDLHSPKRKEYIDVSTRKTSLVLPGENISGISSKLQLKQPNLPRPTDYRSVDRYLEENESTLANDHFSSEGDTTYKTLVSERPQSSKNFAARISAASKYTSTSSSELRISAENLTYLFIISIHSFNAETLDNKEDINICLSFSKNELAFVHTVDESGWGEVTLVDSRKRGWVPFNYFADVLNNEPREVKSNSMDTLIESRKPLEKLLSAAGKFLVQSQNAVLLNEIEPLLDNINEIRDGVKALLEGTNCVSRSNDLVKSKPSIRSYRKKLLGDWYNLMLKADHYKKSVDSEKVLLLEHMVYAVLSRSFSFFNTWAREKRTYDLEKASMSALTDNNNNCLNIQESQSSSSRSIPRHRRKSPVNKESAKLNSGQLIHYLRQPPYAISRLNEIHELLFSYIGLILGRLDMIEHNSAGCEVFELLVHQIILLLRELLYISKACSLIIQTRYNSAYENNLDHNLDPLLSLVSELVSCIKVFVTDTINETYETSQLVVKDEVYRYTPEGAHLVVIISKMNRLISNAISGCKSYLKLIGDFQLESERQYPNFEKMRMNSSQFIERCSKGLLKNLNKNNSFLSYVKENEATLKRSPSYSRHLARFSSVRSGTDGVSLSVNGSQFLQEFLPECQDFHKEPEFIPYNAEDSFYEQDNLDVINNKDLMKNEMLFDNAGNLVGASFRATVFVLTNEMEYENEFLLSTFLLNYKSFGSSSALVEALVARFDIADISAKFEARESNGQYSSRSARLKSRRRRVCKVFRTWMQSFWDFKNDYMFLATMINFFNEGVIIKLPAESKELMEIAARLCSIAPSMDGMFMEDNIQLNPILIIPGNRGSIFSTMSNSSRSSVTSVDEKFIEEYELTKLPSSSHSSLSLPLPLLNTGAASLISKRELSEINKLVSQYDDLVLTPISQAYDDITQKLNLDMAISLWDALITNSKPQKIPEDSLIGQFNITDYSSLEISKQLTIIESAMYLTIKPFELLNEDFSTQNKLGYKSPSHFQTILNFTNLLSQYVVESIVGPNIPPTHRVERLKNWLRIALSALYFRNFNSVASIITSLQSHTISRLSILWETLSQKDLDLFEYLSKIIHPNNNYKVYRTKLKRLVEDYSPTDVMETKSRVPVVPFFNLFLQDITFINEGNSTFRNPESFRPHKIVNIDKYFKITKTISTVQFFQVPYDTEKKSVFGKRDSIFNMSGEVDDSRRIEPMPVLQEFILYELFRINTLYAANHDRGYELSLRLVPPAD, from the coding sequence ATGGATTTGCCCTCCTCAAATATAGGTATTGATCAAAAAATGCCACATGAAGCACAGAAGCAGCACGGTGATAAACACAAAGACCTGGACAAATGTTACGAAATATCACCTACTCAACCGCTGAGCTTACATCCGACTAGTTCAAGGACTCGATCTATGGGTAACTTAATGGAGGATAGATCTAGGAAAGTGAAGATGTTTGAAATGAAGTTGCGTGAGTTTTCagaaacttcttcaatgaaaaCATTAAACACCACCGACAGTTATCATACTGCGGGTTCTGATGATAACCTTGAAGGTTCACCAAAAGTTCAGcataaatatttaacaTTAGGTGAGTCTGTAGCTACTGGCAATGATCCTATGAAAACCCCGACCATCCATTCCGCAGTTAAAAAcggaatttttcaactcgATGCTTCGAATGATCGGACTCTAAAAGTCACAAAGGAACATGTTCTAACTCCTACATCAAATGTAAATCCTCCTGCAGTATCGCAGCGTTATCTGAATGGTCTGGGGATCTTAACTGTTGATGATAGCGTTTCCGATGAGGGCGACGTTTCTTCGGGTTCGCCCATATCAACAAcgaaaaaaattcaaatatcATTTAATTCAGATTTACATTCTCCAAAACGtaaagaatatattgatgTGTCTACGCGGAAGACTAGTCTGGTTCTGCCGGGGGAAAATATTTCTGGCATTTCCTCAAAACTCCAACTGAAACAGCCTAATTTGCCTAGACCAACAGACTATCGAAGTGTGGACAGATATCTCGAAGAAAATGAATCTACTCTGGCGAACgatcatttttcaagtgAGGGTGATACTACCTATAAAACGTTGGTAAGCGAAAGGCCACAGAGTTCCAAGAATTTTGCGGCAAGAATTTCAGCTGCTAGCAAATACACTTCAACAAGCAGCTCTGAGTTACGTATCAGTGCTGAAAATCTGACATATTTGTTCATTATTTCCATTCATTCCTTTAACGCTGAAACCTTAGACAACAAAGAAGACATTAATATATGCTTATCATTTTCCAAGAATGAACTCGCATTTGTGCACACGGTGGACGAATCCGGGTGGGGTGAAGTGACGTTAGTCGATTCGAGAAAACGTGGTTGGGTTCCCTTCAACTATTTTGCTGATGTTTTAAACAATGAGCCTCGGGAGGTTAAGAGTAATTCCATGGACACCCTAATTGAGAGTAGGAAACCGTTAGAGAAGCTATTATCTGCTGCTGGTAAGTTTCTTGTCCAATCTCAAAATGCGGTGTTACTGAACGAGATTGAGCCACTTCTAGATAACATAAATGAAATAAGAGATGGTGTAAAAGCTTTACTTGAGGGTACTAATTGTGTGTCTAGATCTAATGATTTAGTAAAATCTAAACCAAGCATTAGAAGCTACAGGAAAAAACTTTTAGGAGATTGGTACAATTTAATGCTCAAGGCTGATCATTATAAAAAGTCAGTCGATAGTGagaaagttttattattggagCATATGGTTTATGCGGTACTGAGCCGGTCATTctcctttttcaatactTGGGCTAGAGAAAAACGTACATACGATTTGGAAAAAGCTTCAATGAGTGCCTTAACagataataacaataattgCTTAAACATTCAAGAATCCCAAAGCTCGTCATCGAGATCCATTCCTCGACATAGAAGGAAAAGCCCTGTAAATAAAGAATCTGCTAAACTCAACTCTGGTCAATTAATTCATTATTTGCGTCAACCTCCATATGCTATATCAAGATTAAATGAAATACatgaattattattttcttatATTGGGTTGATTCTTGGACGCTTGGACATGATTGAGCATAATTCGGCTGGTTGTGAAGTATTTGAGCTCCTTGTTCACCAAATCATTTTACTGTTGAGAGAGTTATTGTACATCAGCAAAGCGTGTTCATTGATCATACAAACGAGATACAATAGCGCCTATGAAAATAACCTGGATCATAACTTAGACCCTTTATTATCCCTTGTGTCTGAGCTAGTGTCATGTATTAAAGTTTTCGTTACTGATACTATTAATGAAACATATGAAACCAGCCAACTGGTTGTAAAGGATGAAGTCTATCGTTACACACCTGAAGGTGCACACTTGGTTGTGATCATTTCGAAAATGAACCGGTTAATTAGTAATGCTATTAGCGGTTGTAAAagttatttgaagttgataGGTGACTTCCAATTGGAGAGCGAAAGACAATATCCTAATTTTGAGAAGATGAGAATGAATTCAAGCCAATTTATTGAAAGGTGTTCAAAGGgattattgaagaatttaaataaaaataattctTTTCTATCCTACGtgaaagaaaatgaagCCACGTTAAAGAGATCTCCCTCTTATTCAAGACATTTAGCTAGGTTTTCTTCCGTAAGGTCTGGTACGGATGGTGTTTCTTTGTCTGTCAATGGTAGCCAGTTTTTGCAGGAGTTTTTGCCTGAATGTCAAGACTTTCATAAGGAGCCCGAGTTTATTCCATATAATGCAGAGGACTCCTTTTATGAGCAAGATAATCTAGATGTTATAAATAATAAGGATCTTATGAAAAACGAAATGCTATTTGACAATGCTGGTAATCTTGTTGGTGCTTCATTTAGGGCCACGGTCTTTGTTTTAACTAATGAAATGGAAtatgaaaatgaatttcTGTTATCCACATTTTTACTAAACTACAAATCTTTTGGGTCTAGTTCAGCTTTGGTAGAGGCTTTGGTAGCTAGATTTGATATAGCAGACATATCCGCTAAATTTGAAGCAAGGGAAAGTAATGGTCAATATTCATCAAGATCTGCACGGTTGAAAAGCAGAAGGAGGAGGGTTTGTAAGGTATTTAGAACATGGATGCAAAGCTTCTGGGATTTCAAAAACGATTATATGTTTTTAGCCACAATgattaatttttttaacgAGGGAGTTATTATAAAGTTACCAGCTgaatcaaaagaattgatGGAAATAGCTGCAAGATTATGCAGTATTGCACCTTCCATGGACGGTATGTTTATGGAAGATAATATTCAATTAAACCCCATATTGATTATTCCAGGCAATAGAGGATCTATTTTTTCAACCATGTCCAATTCAAGTAGATCATCGGTAACTTCTGTTGATGAGAAATTCATCGAAGAATATGAACTGACAAAACTACCATCTAGTAGTCATAGTTCCCTTTCCCTTCCTCTTCCACTGTTGAATACGGGTGCAGCTTCTTTAATAAGCAAAAGGGAACTCTCTGAGATAAATAAGTTGGTTTCTCAATATGATGATCTAGTGTTGACACCCATTTCACAAGCTTATGACGATATTACTCAAAAGTTAAACTTAGATATGGCCATCAGTTTATGGGATGCATTAATAACAAATTCTAAGCCCCAAAAAATTCCTGAAGATTCGTTGATCGGGCAATTCAATATTACTGATTATAGTTCATtagaaatttcaaaacaGCTAACGATAATCGAATCGGCTATGTATTTAACCATAAAGCCTTTTGAACTTCTTAATGAAGACTTCAGCACACAAAACAAACTAGGTTACAAGTCTCCGTCTCACTTTCAAACTATATTAAATTTCACTAACTTGCTATCTCAATATGTTGTTGAATCGATAGTTGGTCCTAATATTCCTCCCACCCATCGCGTTGAAAGATTAAAGAACTGGCTAAGAATTGCTCTGTCTGCCCTATATTTTAGGAATTTCAACTCTGTTGCGTCAATTATCACTTCATTACAAAGCCATACCATTTCTCGTTTATCCATTTTATGGGAAACACTATCTCAAAAGGATTTAGATCtgtttgaatatttatccAAGATTATCCATCCAAACAACAACTACAAAGTATATAGGACCAAATTGAAGAGGTTAGTTGAAGATTATTCTCCAACAGATGTAATGGAAACAAAATCACGGGTTCCTGTAGTACCgtttttcaatttgttcTTACAAGATATTACATTTATCAATGAAGGTAACTCGACCTTTAGGAATCCAGAATCTTTTAGGCCCCACAAGATTGTTAATATCGACAAATACTTTAAGATCACTAAGACAATTTCTactgttcaatttttccaaGTTCCCTATGACACAGAAAAGAAGAGTGTTTTTGGGAAGCGCGATTCCATTTTTAATATGTCTGGTGAAGTTGATGATTCAAGAAGGATAGAGCCAATGCCGGTACTCCAGgaatttatattatatgaattGTTCCGTATCAACACATTATATGCCGCGAACCATGACAGAGGTTATGAATTAAGTCTAAGGTTGGTACCGCCTGCTGACTGA
- the MSC1 gene encoding double-strand break repair enhancer MSC1 (similar to Ashbya gossypii ADL360C): MKFSGCVLVAAAAIAVGAESSTSFFDKWSDSDIKQYLKDNGHEVADKVQQPLESLKELALKEWQKHNEQKPWWKIWDNQEDSGSWLQEESDSEVGDWLFDTWSADSLKKLLKSARLKYDSSSSRDALVSTAKNNFKKISDKVGASGFYPSEPFFKHWETSDLKNWLAEYGISYDQAKSTRDDLLKKVRDNIHRATKYYDDERLELLTSLNFLSDYYDNDGSLDAVDFSSWSPSVLKKWLNLHKVKLDETLAEDRDYLINLATKSKNLLNDDVEWLSNAAQKQVSSSLSNGPDAILSLWDSAVGKGDKPKYDSGDEEEEEVINDTFLLDVEYWPKQKLKEFLEARDISYPVLSTRKDLRNMVIKYRSKPVKNLKDVDSAWFPGFSLGQNLQQWSVENTQAAKDALGSARDKLRDWTSGSYEKAEDSAESAGAEVKSNSKNVANNFKQKMSDWTDIFESWTADELTKYLNNFGIRVPTSFTKKKLVRMAKANSKSFFGPRLEPSYFDRLNKKVREWANYGYSYILQTVS; encoded by the coding sequence ATGAAGTTTTCAGGTTGTGTTTTAGTTGCGGCGGCAGCGATAGCAGTAGGAGCTGAGTCCTCGACATCGTTTTTTGACAAATGGAGTGATTCGGATATCAAGCAGTACCTCAAGGATAACGGGCATGAGGTTGCGGATAAAGTACAGCAGCCATTAGAATCGCTCAAGGAGCTGGCATTGAAAGAGTGGCAAAAACATAATGAGCAGAAGCCATGGTGGAAGATTTGGGATAACCAGGAGGATTCTGGTAGTTGGTTACAGGAAGAGAGCGACTCAGAAGTCGGTGACTGGCTGTTCGACACGTGGTCTGCTGAtagtttgaagaagttgctGAAGAGTGCACGTTTGAAGTATGACTCCAGTAGTTCAAGGGATGCCTTAGTATCAACAGCCAAGAAcaactttaaaaagattTCTGATAAGGTTGGTGCGTCAGGGTTTTATCCATCGGAACCCTTTTTCAAGCACTGGGAGACTTCCGACCTCAAAAATTGGTTGGCCGAGTATGGAATCTCCTACGACCAAGCGAAGTCCACACGTGATGACTTGCTGAAGAAGGTTAGAGATAACATTCATCGTGCTACAAAATACTACGATGATGAGAGACTAGAGCTTTTGACCTCTCTAAACTTTTTGTCGGACTATTACGACAACGACGGTTCGTTGGATGCCGTTGACTTCAGTTCTTGGTCTCCAAGCGTTTTGAAGAAGTGGTTAAATTTGCACAAGGTAAAGTTGGATGAGACTTTGGCTGAAGACCGCGACTACTTGATCAATTTGGCCACGAAATCCAAAAATCTCCTAAACGATGATGTGGAGTGGCTATCTAATGCAGCTCAGAAGCAGGTCTCGTCTTCTCTCTCAAATGGTCCTGATGCAATTCTCTCTCTGTGGGATTCCGCCGTTGGTAAGGGGGACAAGCCCAAATACGATTctggagatgaagaagaagaagaggtAATCAACGATACATTCTTACTCGATGTTGAATATTGGCCTAAgcaaaaattaaaggagTTCTTGGAAGCTCGTGATATTTCATACCCGGTTCTTTCTACTCGTAAGGATTTGCGTAACATGGttataaaatatagaaGCAAGCCGgtaaagaatttgaaagatgTTGACTCAGCGTGGTTCCCAGGCTTTTCTCTTGGTCAAAACTTGCAACAATGGTCTGTTGAAAATACGCAGGCAGCAAAAGATGCTTTGGGGTCTGCCAGGGACAAATTGCGCGACTGGACCTCCGGAAGCTATGAGAAAGCTGAGGATTCTGCAGAATCAGCTGGGGCTGAGGTCAAATCCAACTCAAAAAATGTTGCTAATAATTTTAAGCAAAAGATGTCTGACTGGactgatatttttgagtCATGGACTGCAGATGAGTTGACCAAATACCTGAACAACTTCGGCATCCGTGTTCCTACGAGCTttacaaagaagaagctggTTAGAATGGCTAAGGccaattcaaaatcattttttgGACCCCGTCTTGAACCAAGCTATTTTGATAGgttaaacaaaaaagtcAGGGAATGGGCCAACTATGGCTACTCCTATATTTTACAAACCGTGAGTTAA
- the COX14 gene encoding Cox14p (similar to Ashbya gossypii AER443W) yields MSKYAWYTRLTDAAHRLTVLTLVGGTLYMTGGLVYTMYLNGKKYEDQVTKKTEREAALEG; encoded by the coding sequence ATGTCCAAATATGCCTGGTATACAAGGCTCACGGATGCAGCTCATCGTTTGACTGTTTTGACTTTGGTTGGTGGCACATTATATATGACTGGTGGACTGGTTTATACCATGTATCTCAACGGTAAGAAGTACGAAGATCAGGTTACAAAGAAAACGGAAAGAGAAGCAGCTCTTGAGGGCTAG
- a CDS encoding uncharacterized protein (similar to KLTH0E16280g Lachancea thermotolerans), whose product MSDYLGNLLNKESVLEWLLSPDHAEYTLQQIDMYKHIRRLSDVVELRNLIRDGRTGRLKCEIGEETLGLSKSSFIYLSKCGDVLPRKLIQEVCQCPACSQAFTTEDVIVLNPKSSEIARLEQRLCNLTKNGISHSGKPLSRKKRKTAVTLAKEPKCKKTKRY is encoded by the coding sequence ATGAGTGATTATCTAGGTAATTTGCTGAACAAAGAGTCTGTATTGGAATGGCTACTCAGTCCAGACCATGCGGAGTATACTTTGCAACAAATAGACATGTACAAGCATATAAGGAGGCTCAGCGATGTTGTAGAGTTACGTAATTTGATCCGGGATGGCAGAACTGGTAGGCTAAAATGTGAAATAGGGGAGGAAACGTTAGGTTTATCGAAAAGTTCATTCATTTATCTTAGTAAGTGCGGAGACGTCCTGCCTCGAAAACTGATTCAAGAGGTTTGTCAATGTCCCGCATGTTCCCAAGCATTTACCACGGAAGATGTAATCGTACTTAATCCAAAGTCTTCAGAAATAGCAAGACTAGAACAGAGGCTATGCAATCTTACCAAAAATGGCATCTCACACAGTGGCAAACCGCTATCACGGAAGAAACGGAAGACTGCAGTAACCTTGGCAAAAGAACCGAAATgcaaaaagacaaaaagatattag